Sequence from the Candidatus Thioglobus sp. NP1 genome:
TTAACAAAACTTTGAATTTTTCTTAAATGAACTTCAGTCATAGTCAATAATTAAAGGAGAGTGGTCAGAAAAGCGTTCCTCCTTATAAATTTCGCATGAAGTTGCAAGACCAGCCATGTTGGAGCTGACAACCTGATAATCAAGACGCCAACCCGTATTATTAGCCCATGCTTGTCCTCGATTAGACCACCAGGTGTATTGAAATTCTTCCTGATTAATTTCTCTAAAAGAATCAATATAGCCAACTTCATCATAGAGTATATCTAGCCAAGCCCTTTCTTCTGGAAGAAAGCCAGAGTTCTTTTGATTACCTCTCCAATTTTTTAAATCAATTTTTTTATGAGCAATATTCCAGTCACCACAAATGATGTATCTTCTGCCATCTTTTTGCAGTTTGCGCAGGTGAGGTAGAAAACGGTCATAGATAAATTCCATCTTGAAGGCTTGCCTTTCTTCTTTTGATGAGCCTGAGGGTAAATAGATTGAGACCACACTTAAATCTTCAAAGTCAGCCTGAATAATCCTTCCTTCTATATTCATATCTTCCCATGGACTATAAGAAATCTTATCAGGTTTTGATTTACAGTACAAACCCGTGCCGCTGTATCCTTTTCGCTCTGCAGGATGATAAAAAGTGTGCATATCATCTGGGTAAAAGCGCTCATCTAGTTGATCTTCTTGCGCTTTAATTTCTTGTAAGCACACAACGTCAGCATTTTGTTTTTTCAACCAACTAAAAAAGCCTTTTCTTTCAGCAGCTCTAATTCCATTAACATTAATTGTTATAATTCTCATTGCACTTATTTTAATAGTTTAGGAATAACCAATGGAACAGTATCAAAAGGATTTTGTAGATTTTACGTTAGCAACCGGTGTCCTTAAATTTGGTGAATTTACTCTTAAGTCTGGTCGAATTAGTCCTTATTTTTTTAACGCAGGACTATTTAATTCTGGAAGTCATTTATCACAACTAGGTATTTTCTATGCAAAAGCAATCGAAGCAAGTGGGCTTAAGTTTGATGTCCTTTTTGGCCCTGCTTACAAAGGAATTCCTTTGGCGACTGCAACAGCAATTGCGCTTAATGACAGTCTTGGAAGAAATATTCCTTACAGCTTTAATCGCAAAGAAGCGAAAGATCATGGAGAGGGTGGCAGTATTGTTGGACACCCTTTAGAGGGCGATATTCTAATCATTGATGATGTCATAACAGCGGGAACTGCAATTCGAGAGGCGCAAGATATTATCACGGCTAATGGTGCTAAAACAAAAGGAGTTATAGTTGCCTTAGATCGTCAGGAAAAAGGGAATAGCAAACTTTCAGCGATCCAAGAGGTTGAGGAATTTTTTGGAGTTAAAGTTCTAAGTATTATTAACTTATCTCACATTGTTGATTATTTAAAAGATTCAAAAGATGAGGAAGCTCTTCTAAGAATTGAGCACTATAGATCTCAATACGGCATCAACTAATCAAGTTGTTATGAAACGCTTTATTTTAAAGGTTCAATAATAAAGGTTGAGGACTCAACATCAATAATTTTAACTGTTTGACCAGCACTAAGATTTGAACCTTTAGCAAACCAAAGAGATTCCCCTATTTTAACTTTAGTAACTCCATTTTCTATTGATTCAATAATGCACTCTTTACCAATATATTTTTTAGCTTTGTCATTAAGTTGATCATCTACTGTTTTAACTGGGTAATATTTTTTTGATAAATAAGTAGCTGAACTTGCTAGGACTAGAAAAATAATTAACTGTAAGGTTCCTGAAATTTCTGGAATAAGATAGAAAATAATACTAACAGTAATTGCAGATGCTCCAATCCATAAAAGGAATACAGTCCAAACAAATAATTCAATAATTATAAGAACAAGACCAATTACTAGCCAGTGCATATAGTTTAAATTTTCGAATAACAATTCCATGGGTACCAATTTTATATTCTTTCTATTAAGGTATTAAATTTTTCTTTATTTTTTCACTGATTTAGTACATAATTCGATTTGGAGGCTAAATATGAAAAAAAATAATCAAGAGTTGATCGATCAGTTTAATAAAGATGGTTACATATTTTTTGAAAATGCTCTTTCTGATGATCAATTACTAGCAGTTAATGAACAGCTTGCTGCCTGGGTTGAGGAAAGTAAAAGCCATAACGAAAATTTTGGTGAGATCATGGATGGAAGGCCACGCTTTGACCTTGAATTAAAAAGTCATACTAGTGAGACTCCAGCTGTGAGAAGAATTACCTCACCTGCTGAAATTTCAGATATCTGTCTTGATGTTGTCAAAGATAATAACGCACTTGATCTTGTTGCTGATATTTTTGGGCCAAATATCACACATTTAGGCAACAAAATAAACCTTAAGTTACCCAGTTCTGGGACTGAAGTAAAGTTTCATCAAGATTTTCCTTTTGAGCCTCATTCTAATCAAGATATTATGACAGTTCTGTATTTTCTAGATGACGTAACTCTTGAAAATGGGCCTCTTGAAGTTGTTCCTGGAACACATAATGGTCCGCTCTTTTCTCATTGGCATAATGGCATTTTTACTGGGGCGGTAGATGCAAAAGTTGAATCTGCAAGTAGAAAACAAGCTATAAGTTGTATTGGTAAAGCTGGCTCAGCATGCCTAATGCATGGAAAGTTATTACATGGCTCTGGACCAAATCTCTCTAAGCTTTCACGATCTTTATTTATTATTACTTATAAGGCTGAAGATGCTGTTGCGCTCTCCCCAAACCATCTCCCAAGTGAGTTGGTTGGGATGATTGTTAGAGGTGAAGAAACTGGAACTGTAAGATGCACTAGTTATAGTGTTGAGTTGCCAGAATATCCTAAAGAGGCTTCATTCTTTGGACAACAATCTAAAAGTAAAAGTGTGGGAATGTAATAATTTATTAAAAAAAAGACTGGCTTGGAGTGCACTAAATCAAACTAATTAAAAAACTTACTTTAGAGAATGATGATCTTATCATTGTTTGGCAAGACGGTAAGCAAAGTCAACTATTTAGTCATTGGTTGCGCGATCATTGTCAAATGCCTGTATCAAGAAATGAGAATAATGGCCAACGCTTATTTAGTATTATTGATATTCGTAAAGATCTATATATTGAAGAAGTTACTCAAGATTCAGAGGGCAATGTTTGTATTCTTTTTCAGCCTGAAAACCACTTATCAGTTTTTTCACAGGATTGGTTAAGAAAAAACTGTTATGACCTTAATAATCACTTCGATGATAGAAGTGAAAAAAATAAAAAACTTTGGCAAAAAAATACTTTTAATGATGGTGTGCCAAAAATTTCATATAATTACTTTCATCAAAATATTGAAGGTAAGTTACAAGTTTTATGTTCCATTAGGGACATGGGGTTTTGTATCATAAAAGATGCTCCTACTAAAGAAGGCCAAGTTCTAGCGGTTATAAAAGAATTGGGATTTACTAGAGAGACAAATTATGGCAAATTATTCGAGGTTCGCACAGAAGTTAATCCAAATAATCTTGCATATACAAATATGGGGCTTGGTTCTCATACTGATAATCCATATCGTGATCCTGTTCCAACAGTTCAACTCTTGCACTGCTTAGAGAGCTCAACTGAGGGCGGTGATTCAGTTTTAGTAGATGGTTTTAATGCTGCAAAAATTCTGCGACAAGAAAGTAGTGATAATTTTTTAACATTAACAAAAAACTGGATTAATTTTCGCTTTAAAGACGAAGAAACAGACCTTAGATCAAGGGTGCCAATGATTGAAGTCAATGATAATAATGAAGTTATTAAGGTACGGTATAACAATCGCTCTATAGATACAATTAATCTTCCAGCAGTGAAGATTCGATCGTTTTATTCAGCCTATCGTCACTGGGGTGAGGTGATTGAAAGAGATCAGCTGAAGATTACATTTCAGCTATTACCTGGTGAAATAATATTATTTGATAATACGAGAGTGATGCATGCTAGAACAGCTTTTTCTAAAAAGGGTAAGCGTCATTTACAGGGAGCATATGCTGATTTAGATGGCCTTTATAGTCTTCTCAATATTCTACAGTCAAAGCAATGACAAATCTTAACAGCCATAATATTGTAAATCATATTGAAGATATTTTTAATAGGCGAGGGGCTGAATCTTATTTAGGTGAGGACGTTACAATGTCACAGCATATGCTTCAAGCAGCTCAGTGTGCAAAAAAATCTGGTGCAGATGATAGTCTTATTGTTGCCGCACTGTTGCATGATATTGGCCATTATCAAAATGAAATTCCAGAAACAGCATTAGCTAAAGGTAAAAATAATTATCATGAAGAGGCAGGTGCTAATTTTTTAGAAGACTACTTTCCACTATCTGTTGTAGAGCCTATTCGACAACATGTTGCCACAAAGCGCTACCTCTGTGCAGTCAGACCAGAATACTTCGAATTGCTCTCTGCTGCATCGATAGACACTCTTAATCTGCAAGGGGGGCCAATGTCCTCAGAGGAGGTTATAGAGTTTGAAAAAAATGATTATCTTGAAGAGTGTATCAAACTCCGTTATTGGGATGAAGATGCTAAAGATTCGAATAGAATTTGTCCATCATTTTCTTATTATCGAGCTTTGATTGAATCTTTAGTTAAAAACTAAAATTAATTATAAAAATTTCTCTATTCTTAAACATGCGCTATATCTTCATTCGGAAAGTATAATAATGCTGTAATAAATTGAATTTAAACACTTAATGAATAATAGATTACTAATAATTAATGGACCAGGTCTCTCTGATTTAAGTAACTTTAGTGAATATGGTCATGATGATCTAACTTTAGAGAAGGTTCAGCAAAAATGCTTAGAAACTTGTGAGAGCTTAGGCCTATCTTTGGTGTTTTGTCAGACTGATGATGAGGTTGAGTTGACAAATTATTTAACAAGTGCTTGTAAAGAGTTTGATGCACTTATCATTAACCCTATTGGCTACTCTCATGCATCCTTGATAGACTCCGATATATATACTTCCAATATAGAGACAATTACCCTTCAGAATAAACCAGTTATTGAGGTGCATATTGCTAATATCTTTCAAAAGGGGATTGATATTACTAAACCAATAAAAGTATCTGAGGGCAGTGTTGGATTTGTAAGTGGGTTTGGCATTCATAGTTATGATCTAGCTATTAGAGCGGTTAGTAAAAAACTGAGGATTAATTAATGAACATCTATGTTATCAATGGTCCAAATATAAATCTACTTGGCACTCGTGAGCCAGAAATTTATGGTCACGAGACATTAGACAGTATTTCTAAGGAGTGCATTAATTTGGGCTCTAAAGATGGCCATGATGTTAAATTTATGCAGTCTAATTATGAGGGTGAACTGGTTGAATGGATTCAGGATGCAATAAATAAAAAAATTGATGCAATTGTCATTAATGCAGCTGCCTATACGCATTCATCAATTGCAATACACGATGCTCTAAAGTCCTTCCCTGGCTTTAAGATAGAGCTGCATATTTCCAATCCACATTTACGTGAAACTTTTAGGCATATTTCTTTTATCTCACCAGCAGTGGACGCCGTTGTTGCAGGTCTTGGTGCCGATGGCTATAGTCATGTCATTGAGTTATTGGCAGATTTACAAAAGAGCTATAAGTAAAAATAAAACTCTAATAATTATTTCAAGTTATTAAATATCAGCATATCTGTTTTAATACAAATATCAATCCTAAGCTAATATTCGACTATAACTTGGATCATAAATCCCAAATGGAATGACTTCAACTGAAATCATTTCACCTAATAAATCTAGCATCATTCTAGTTCCTTCTATAGATTTATCTAGATTTACAAATGCATATGCAAGGTTGAGATTTACTCTGTGTCCCCATTCTCCAGATGTTATTGTACCAATGACTTTATCATCTTCAATTAGTGAGGCTCCACCATATGCAGGAGAATTTTTACTATCTATTTTTAGACAGACAAGTTTTTGTTTCATGCCATCTTTGAAGCGATTTTGTAATGCTTTTTTTCCAATGAAGTTATCTTTATTTAGATTGACAAAACGATCAAGGCCAGTTTCATAAGGATCAAACTCAGTTAGTAAGTCTGACTTCCATGCTAAAAATCCTTTTTCCATTCTCATGGACTCTACAGCTCTTGACCCAAAAAGCTTCATTCCAAAACCTTTTCCCGCATTAGAGATTGTTAGATAAGCTGCGTATAGAAATGAATTTGGGATATGCACTTCATAAGCAAGCTCACCTGAGAAGCTAACTGACATTACGGTGGCTGGAGAAAAACCTATGAAACATTCCCTGACACTTAGCCATGGAAAGGCCTCCTTACTCCAGTCTTCACGGCTGCATCTTGATAAGACATCTCTTGCTTTGGGCCCTGCTAAAAGGAGGATAGTTTGATCATTAGTTAGGCTTTTAATTGCGACTTCTTCATCATCTTTTAAGTGTTGCTTTAGCCAATCCATATCATGGAACTCCGATGCTGCAGCTGAACCATACCAGATTCGATTAGGCCCTCGATCTGATGACGGAATATTAGAAATAGTTGCCTCACTTTTTATCATTCCAAAGTCATTCAATAGATAACCTAATCCAATTCGACTTGGCTTGTGAGTAATATTTCCACAAAACATACGATCGATAAAAGTATCAGCATCTGGGCCACTAATTTCAAACCGATTAAAGCCATTGACCTCGGTGAGTCCAACATTGTTTTGTATGTTCTTTACTTCTTTTGCGACAATTTCAAATGTTTCATCAAAATGAAAAGAGAGTGATGGTTGAAAGTCTTTTGAGGGTTTTATATATTCAACACGCTCCCATCCATTAATCACTGTGAATGCAGCATTTTCTGAATCCATTACTGGAGTGAGAGGAGTAGTTTTTGCATTGCGAGCTGTAGGGCGATGCTCATGAGGAAAATGAAAGCGAAACTCATTTTGATAATCTTCAATGGCCTTTAGAGAGGTCATTTCAACATTCGCATGAGAGGTAAATCTTCTAGGATCAAGACACCAAGTGTCATAGCATGCCTCACCATGAACAATTTGTTGGGCAAGCAACCAACCGTGTCCGCCACCTTCACCAAGACCAGCTCTTAAGCCAATTATGCAAAAAGCATTTTCTTTTCCTGGAATTTTTCCAACCAGTGGAGCACCATCAATTGTGTAGGTAATTGGGCCATTAATAATGCTTCTGATTCCAGCATTCATAAGAGCTGGCATGCGCTCAAATGCCCCATCCAAAACATCAGTCACTCTCTCTAAATCATCCGGACAGAGAGCATTCACAAAGTTTGGATCGATTCC
This genomic interval carries:
- a CDS encoding type II 3-dehydroquinate dehydratase, whose protein sequence is MNIYVINGPNINLLGTREPEIYGHETLDSISKECINLGSKDGHDVKFMQSNYEGELVEWIQDAINKKIDAIVINAAAYTHSSIAIHDALKSFPGFKIELHISNPHLRETFRHISFISPAVDAVVAGLGADGYSHVIELLADLQKSYK
- a CDS encoding type II 3-dehydroquinate dehydratase — translated: MNNRLLIINGPGLSDLSNFSEYGHDDLTLEKVQQKCLETCESLGLSLVFCQTDDEVELTNYLTSACKEFDALIINPIGYSHASLIDSDIYTSNIETITLQNKPVIEVHIANIFQKGIDITKPIKVSEGSVGFVSGFGIHSYDLAIRAVSKKLRIN
- the pyrE gene encoding orotate phosphoribosyltransferase, with amino-acid sequence MEQYQKDFVDFTLATGVLKFGEFTLKSGRISPYFFNAGLFNSGSHLSQLGIFYAKAIEASGLKFDVLFGPAYKGIPLATATAIALNDSLGRNIPYSFNRKEAKDHGEGGSIVGHPLEGDILIIDDVITAGTAIREAQDIITANGAKTKGVIVALDRQEKGNSKLSAIQEVEEFFGVKVLSIINLSHIVDYLKDSKDEEALLRIEHYRSQYGIN
- a CDS encoding exodeoxyribonuclease III, with the protein product MRIITINVNGIRAAERKGFFSWLKKQNADVVCLQEIKAQEDQLDERFYPDDMHTFYHPAERKGYSGTGLYCKSKPDKISYSPWEDMNIEGRIIQADFEDLSVVSIYLPSGSSKEERQAFKMEFIYDRFLPHLRKLQKDGRRYIICGDWNIAHKKIDLKNWRGNQKNSGFLPEERAWLDILYDEVGYIDSFREINQEEFQYTWWSNRGQAWANNTGWRLDYQVVSSNMAGLATSCEIYKEERFSDHSPLIIDYD
- a CDS encoding HD domain-containing protein, yielding MTNLNSHNIVNHIEDIFNRRGAESYLGEDVTMSQHMLQAAQCAKKSGADDSLIVAALLHDIGHYQNEIPETALAKGKNNYHEEAGANFLEDYFPLSVVEPIRQHVATKRYLCAVRPEYFELLSAASIDTLNLQGGPMSSEEVIEFEKNDYLEECIKLRYWDEDAKDSNRICPSFSYYRALIESLVKN
- a CDS encoding NfeD family protein → MELLFENLNYMHWLVIGLVLIIIELFVWTVFLLWIGASAITVSIIFYLIPEISGTLQLIIFLVLASSATYLSKKYYPVKTVDDQLNDKAKKYIGKECIIESIENGVTKVKIGESLWFAKGSNLSAGQTVKIIDVESSTFIIEPLK
- a CDS encoding gamma-butyrobetaine dioxygenase, which encodes MVWQDGKQSQLFSHWLRDHCQMPVSRNENNGQRLFSIIDIRKDLYIEEVTQDSEGNVCILFQPENHLSVFSQDWLRKNCYDLNNHFDDRSEKNKKLWQKNTFNDGVPKISYNYFHQNIEGKLQVLCSIRDMGFCIIKDAPTKEGQVLAVIKELGFTRETNYGKLFEVRTEVNPNNLAYTNMGLGSHTDNPYRDPVPTVQLLHCLESSTEGGDSVLVDGFNAAKILRQESSDNFLTLTKNWINFRFKDEETDLRSRVPMIEVNDNNEVIKVRYNNRSIDTINLPAVKIRSFYSAYRHWGEVIERDQLKITFQLLPGEIILFDNTRVMHARTAFSKKGKRHLQGAYADLDGLYSLLNILQSKQ
- a CDS encoding FAD-dependent oxidoreductase produces the protein MKSRARVVVIGGGIAGCSTLYHLTEEGWADVVLVERNDLTSGTTWHSAAQVTNFGMNQTMVGLKTHSIKLYKELSDDSDHPVNYNYGDGGIRLASTKEQMQGYHHFVSMARGMDVNFEVIDAKECQRRHPLISTDNLIGGLWDPLDGDIDPYQLCHSLTRRARKAGAEVYTNTPVTALEQYPDGTWKVTTENGNIDCDIIVNACGYRVNEVGKMMGVHHPIASMEHQYFLTEDIPEIIHSDHRMPLLRCPISDYYCRQDKNGLLIGFYEQNCKPWGMDGIDPNFVNALCPDDLERVTDVLDGAFERMPALMNAGIRSIINGPITYTIDGAPLVGKIPGKENAFCIIGLRAGLGEGGGHGWLLAQQIVHGEACYDTWCLDPRRFTSHANVEMTSLKAIEDYQNEFRFHFPHEHRPTARNAKTTPLTPVMDSENAAFTVINGWERVEYIKPSKDFQPSLSFHFDETFEIVAKEVKNIQNNVGLTEVNGFNRFEISGPDADTFIDRMFCGNITHKPSRIGLGYLLNDFGMIKSEATISNIPSSDRGPNRIWYGSAAASEFHDMDWLKQHLKDDEEVAIKSLTNDQTILLLAGPKARDVLSRCSREDWSKEAFPWLSVRECFIGFSPATVMSVSFSGELAYEVHIPNSFLYAAYLTISNAGKGFGMKLFGSRAVESMRMEKGFLAWKSDLLTEFDPYETGLDRFVNLNKDNFIGKKALQNRFKDGMKQKLVCLKIDSKNSPAYGGASLIEDDKVIGTITSGEWGHRVNLNLAYAFVNLDKSIEGTRMMLDLLGEMISVEVIPFGIYDPSYSRILA
- a CDS encoding phytanoyl-CoA dioxygenase family protein — its product is MKKNNQELIDQFNKDGYIFFENALSDDQLLAVNEQLAAWVEESKSHNENFGEIMDGRPRFDLELKSHTSETPAVRRITSPAEISDICLDVVKDNNALDLVADIFGPNITHLGNKINLKLPSSGTEVKFHQDFPFEPHSNQDIMTVLYFLDDVTLENGPLEVVPGTHNGPLFSHWHNGIFTGAVDAKVESASRKQAISCIGKAGSACLMHGKLLHGSGPNLSKLSRSLFIITYKAEDAVALSPNHLPSELVGMIVRGEETGTVRCTSYSVELPEYPKEASFFGQQSKSKSVGM